ACACCACATAATGCACCCGCCAGCGTTTCTCGCGCGGCAGCACCGCCTCGGTGCGGCGCACCAGTTTGCGCAGCACCTCTGCCTCGACCGGCTCGGGCGACCATTTGCATTCCCCTAAAATCAGGGTGCCCTCGCGCGGGTTGATGCCGACCACATCCACCTGGGCGGTGCGCGTCCACGCCGCGCCGACTTCCAGCGGCTGGAAGGGCAGCGCGCCCTGGGCGCCGGCGTGCAGCGTCCACAGGCGGGCGATCTCTTCCCACGTGTAGGTGCCGATGAAATCCAGCAGGTGGCGGCGCAGTTCGGCCAGCAGCGGCTCGCGCACCCCGGCGGCAATCTGCCCCCGATAGGGGCTGATGAAGCGGAAATAGAACCGCAGGAAGGGGTCGGTGAGGTGGTAACGCCCCTGGCGGCTGTTGGGCGGGGCAGTCAGCGAGCGGCGGCGTTCCACATAGCCGGTTTCCAGCAGCGATTCGAGGTAGCGGCTGACATGCCCGCTGGGGAGGTCGGAAGCCCGCCGAATCTCGGCGGGGGTGTGCGCGCCGCGGGCGATGGCGCTCAAGATGGCGTAGTAGTTGCCGGTTTCCCGGATGTAATCTTGCAGCAAAAAGCGCGGCTCGTCGCCCAGGGAAAGCGCCGCGTGGGTGACGAAGGCCGTCAGGTTGTGCTGGAAATCGTCCTGCGGGTTCCAGTAGGCCCAGTAAGCGGGCACGCCGCCCACCACGGCGTAGAGGGCCACGCGCGCCTCGGCGGGGTAGTTGGGGAAGGCTTCCCGAGTGGCGGGGTAGGGCAGAGGCTGCAGGCGCAGGGCAGCGGTGGCGCGGCCATAGAGGGGCGCCTGGGGGGAAAGCACATCGCGCACCACCATGCCCAGATGCGAGCCGGAAATCGCCAGCAACAGGTTGCCGCGGCTGAGGGTCTGGTCCCAGGCGTGCTGCAGCGCCCCGGCCACCCGCGGGCCGTGTTCCAGCAGGTAGGTGAACTCGTCGATGACCAGCGCAACGCGGCGGCCTCGCTGGGCGGCAAATTCGGCAAAAGCCTCGAATGCGGCGCGCCAGGTGGGGTAATAGACCGCGGCCTCGGCGCCGCCGGGGTGGAAGAAACGGTACAGCGCCTGGGAAAACGCCCGCCGCTGGTCGCTTTCGCTGGAAGGCTCGGCAGCCCAGTAAAGCACATCCTGGGGATGCTTTTGCATCCATTCCCACAGCAGGCGGGTTTTGCCCACCCGGCGGCGGCCATAGAGCACCAGGAAAGCCGCCTGCGGGCTGTGCCACAGGTCTTCGAGCAGCGCCATTTCGCGCTGGCGCCCCACAAAGGGCGGGGTGTAGGCTGGGGGCATGGGCACCTCCGGTATGAGCGAGAGGACAAGATAATCAAGGTTATGATAATCTTGATTAAGAGATTTGGCAAGGGAGAGAGCCCCATTGTCCGCCCGGGGCATCTCCTGCGGGAGGCATCGTCACAAAAAACAAAACCGGCAGAGAGGCTCTCTGCCGGTTTTTCTCTTTCAGGAAAGTGCTGCCCTGGCTCACATGTCCTTCATGCCGATTAGTGATGCCCGCCACGGCCGCCACCGCGATAGCCATGCCCCGAGGGGGTCATCCACGTCGGCTGGGCATCACCAGGCGTGACCATCGGCGCAACATAGGGGTTATAGCCGTGCCCCATGCTTTGCCCCTGGGCGGCGCCGCTGCCCATGGACATGGGCGCTCCATTCGCATGGCTCAGAATACGGTCAGCCTGTTCGGGAGTGAGCACGCCATCAGCCACCGCCGCTTCAACAGCCGACGTTCGCGCATCGGCCAGCAGCGCCTGCAAATCCTCGCGGCTCATTCCCACGCTTTGCGCATACAGCCCCAACGAGATACCAGCGTCTTGCAAAGCCTGCAGTTCTTCCGCCGTAATGCCCAGCACATCGGCCAACACCTGGTCCATGTAAGGCTGGAGCACGCCATCGCCCAGGGAGGCCATGACACCATTCCCTGCATCAGCCCCCGCGTACGCCGGGCTGCCGCTCGCATGGCTCAGAATCCATTCCGCCCGCTCAGGCGTAAGCACGCCATCAGCCACTGCCGCCTCAATAGCAGACTCCCGCACATTGGCCAGCAACGCCTGGAAATCCTCAAAGCTCATCCCTTCGCTTTGCGCATACGTCCACAGCGTTTCGCCCGAGTCCTGCAAGGCCTGCAATTCGTCCACCGAGATGCCCAACGCAGCAGCCAGCGCCTCGTCCATATAGGGCTGCAACACACTCGGCGTGGTAGACGTCGGCGGTAATTCATCGGCTGAAGCGATCTTGGGACTGCCAAAAGCGGCAATCGCCATCAGCGCTATCAAACTCAGACTCAGAAAAACTTTCTTCAAC
The Chloroflexota bacterium genome window above contains:
- a CDS encoding ATP-binding protein; the encoded protein is MPRADNGALSLAKSLNQDYHNLDYLVLSLIPEVPMPPAYTPPFVGRQREMALLEDLWHSPQAAFLVLYGRRRVGKTRLLWEWMQKHPQDVLYWAAEPSSESDQRRAFSQALYRFFHPGGAEAAVYYPTWRAAFEAFAEFAAQRGRRVALVIDEFTYLLEHGPRVAGALQHAWDQTLSRGNLLLAISGSHLGMVVRDVLSPQAPLYGRATAALRLQPLPYPATREAFPNYPAEARVALYAVVGGVPAYWAYWNPQDDFQHNLTAFVTHAALSLGDEPRFLLQDYIRETGNYYAILSAIARGAHTPAEIRRASDLPSGHVSRYLESLLETGYVERRRSLTAPPNSRQGRYHLTDPFLRFYFRFISPYRGQIAAGVREPLLAELRRHLLDFIGTYTWEEIARLWTLHAGAQGALPFQPLEVGAAWTRTAQVDVVGINPREGTLILGECKWSPEPVEAEVLRKLVRRTEAVLPREKRWRVHYVVFARGGWTAGMEAEAAAVRAAPPSGERWQAEGVTLVDLPAVDAQLWQWHHAPPGGEGEIPF